Proteins from a genomic interval of Candidatus Cloacimonas sp.:
- a CDS encoding carboxypeptidase regulatory-like domain-containing protein, whose translation MVTVFLEAATTGKLAVRVRDNSGRPLEFVNIVVSQGNQRITGSQTNAKGTAIIINIPPGLYTVKFSLIGYDTVVYSDVKIIVDQTTTLAPTLNKSGFEMKAVTVTATEDKVDKNRIGSARNIEMNIITDAAVSDVSDIVALQAGVTNIGGELHIRGGRTNEVNFTVDGMSVSDPVDGGATLQVDTDAIKDMKIMTGGFPAEYGNAQSGVINIVTKDGDPYFSGKVEYNTDHLIWEGRNSDVLKVAIGGPVVPFGSQALKEKFTFYLNGAGEWLDGRLKDYYISDPNSDFSFNGRSLIDADYPVYDPYAGRDNILGIDIGNRNFNSYNVNLKTKYAIKPGQVTTFAVRGDRSLNNPFNEYAGENRWRYALQHFKEDETNQRQYIGTYDYVINDKMNVKVKASYYQKDIYEGPKGIDRDSYMFMTIDPNNIPSDYAQRVALGDYGYSSIDANEDGIYDYGFLPSDYWEYRLESVVEPRPIPGYLPPGTLYTKFIDDNTKTISSRADFEWQINETHMAKTGLEIIKHNIKKNQLENFLSVDEKRRVKYLNSIYDIKTFDLANYVDANQDQYLDDEYVPEGVYAIYSTETVPTSVSDLVPVYKPQDYYAAAKAAAGKRDGYKAEPWQMAYYLQDQMEWEGMIVNAGLRFDLWYLGTKYYVAQDDGSYDLREFDKSDLWQLMISPRLGVSHPITDKDVLRFAYNYQNQLPQMKYIFTSKTPEDAYGAESTISVGNPNLEPQITVTYEVGFSHQISDDYVLDLTAYYKNLYNYVNTKKERDEIEQTVYWYKYYSDDYGSARGIDMQIEKLLSNFNTWSFAYSLAWAQGNSSATIIQDETTNLREFPLDWDVRHNISASYTFRIAPGEEYFIPFTDFILPLDDISFNINWSYASGTPYTPQNPDSGHDLDTNSKRMDSTQQTNLKITKGFILSNKMNIKIFAEVENLFKNKNVIDVYQKTGSYWWNGDQIEETNLPGYVYPEVYYTHYLASDNPLFYNDFRGVTLGISFNF comes from the coding sequence GTGGTTACAGTATTTTTAGAAGCTGCCACTACAGGAAAACTTGCTGTGCGCGTGCGCGATAATTCAGGCCGTCCATTGGAATTTGTCAATATCGTGGTATCGCAAGGAAATCAGCGTATTACCGGTAGTCAAACAAACGCTAAAGGAACGGCTATCATTATAAATATACCCCCTGGCTTATATACGGTTAAATTTTCCCTAATCGGTTATGACACTGTGGTTTATAGTGATGTTAAAATTATTGTGGATCAAACTACTACTTTAGCCCCCACCTTAAATAAAAGCGGATTTGAAATGAAAGCCGTAACGGTTACCGCTACAGAAGATAAGGTAGATAAAAACCGTATTGGCAGTGCCCGCAACATAGAAATGAATATCATTACCGATGCTGCTGTTTCAGATGTTTCCGATATCGTAGCTCTGCAAGCCGGGGTTACTAATATAGGCGGTGAACTCCATATTCGGGGAGGGCGCACAAATGAAGTTAATTTTACCGTTGATGGAATGAGCGTTTCCGATCCGGTAGATGGCGGAGCCACTTTACAGGTAGATACTGACGCCATTAAAGATATGAAAATTATGACCGGCGGTTTTCCTGCAGAATATGGCAATGCCCAATCGGGTGTTATAAATATCGTTACTAAGGATGGAGACCCTTACTTTTCGGGAAAAGTAGAATATAATACCGACCATCTGATTTGGGAAGGACGCAATTCTGATGTCTTGAAAGTAGCTATCGGGGGTCCTGTAGTCCCTTTTGGTTCGCAAGCATTAAAAGAAAAATTCACCTTTTATTTGAATGGCGCTGGAGAATGGCTGGATGGCAGGTTGAAAGATTACTATATCAGTGACCCCAACAGTGATTTTTCTTTTAACGGCAGGTCTTTAATTGATGCCGACTATCCTGTTTACGATCCTTATGCCGGAAGAGATAATATTTTGGGTATTGATATTGGCAACCGCAATTTCAATTCCTACAATGTAAACCTGAAAACAAAATATGCTATAAAACCGGGACAGGTAACAACTTTTGCTGTTCGGGGTGATAGAAGTTTGAACAATCCCTTCAATGAATATGCAGGTGAAAACAGATGGCGTTATGCATTACAGCATTTTAAGGAAGATGAAACAAATCAGCGCCAGTATATTGGTACTTATGACTATGTAATAAACGATAAAATGAATGTGAAGGTTAAAGCCAGCTATTATCAGAAAGATATTTATGAAGGACCCAAAGGCATAGACCGTGATTCTTATATGTTTATGACTATTGATCCTAATAATATCCCTTCTGATTATGCTCAAAGAGTTGCTTTGGGAGATTATGGTTATTCCAGCATTGATGCTAATGAGGATGGTATTTATGATTATGGCTTTTTACCTTCGGACTACTGGGAATATCGTTTGGAAAGCGTTGTAGAGCCAAGACCAATACCCGGTTATCTTCCTCCCGGAACCCTTTATACCAAATTTATTGATGATAATACAAAAACCATCAGCAGCCGGGCAGATTTTGAATGGCAAATAAATGAAACCCACATGGCAAAGACCGGATTAGAGATTATTAAACATAACATTAAGAAAAATCAATTGGAGAATTTTCTCTCGGTTGACGAAAAACGACGCGTCAAGTATTTAAACAGTATCTACGATATAAAAACCTTTGATTTGGCTAACTATGTTGATGCAAATCAAGATCAATATCTGGATGATGAATATGTTCCTGAGGGTGTGTATGCAATTTATTCTACTGAAACAGTTCCTACTTCCGTATCGGATTTAGTGCCTGTATATAAACCCCAGGATTATTATGCTGCAGCAAAAGCAGCTGCCGGAAAGCGGGACGGTTATAAAGCTGAACCCTGGCAAATGGCATATTATTTGCAGGATCAGATGGAATGGGAAGGAATGATCGTGAATGCCGGCTTGCGTTTTGATTTATGGTATTTAGGGACAAAATATTATGTGGCTCAGGATGACGGTAGCTATGATTTACGCGAATTTGATAAAAGTGATCTGTGGCAATTGATGATTTCTCCGCGGTTAGGTGTTTCGCATCCTATCACGGATAAAGATGTGCTGCGTTTCGCTTATAACTATCAGAATCAATTGCCTCAAATGAAATATATATTTACCAGTAAAACCCCTGAAGATGCTTATGGTGCGGAATCAACAATCAGTGTAGGTAATCCCAATTTGGAACCGCAAATAACGGTTACTTACGAAGTAGGGTTTTCCCACCAGATAAGTGATGATTATGTTCTGGATTTGACTGCCTATTACAAAAACTTGTATAACTATGTAAATACAAAGAAAGAACGCGATGAAATTGAACAAACGGTTTACTGGTATAAATATTACTCCGATGATTATGGCTCTGCCCGGGGAATTGATATGCAGATTGAAAAATTACTCTCCAATTTCAATACCTGGTCTTTTGCTTATTCTTTGGCTTGGGCACAAGGTAACAGCTCTGCAACGATTATTCAGGATGAAACAACTAATCTGCGGGAATTTCCTTTGGATTGGGATGTAAGGCATAACATCAGTGCCAGTTATACATTCCGAATTGCACCTGGAGAAGAGTATTTTATTCCTTTTACAGATTTCATTCTACCTTTGGATGATATTAGTTTCAATATCAATTGGTCTTATGCCTCCGGAACCCCCTATACTCCTCAAAATCCTGATTCAGGCCACGATTTGGATACTAACAGCAAAAGAATGGATAGCACTCAACAAACGAATCTGAAGATAACCAAAGGTTTTATCCTGTCTAATAAAATGAATATTAAGATTTTTGCAGAAGTAGAAAACCTGTTTAAAAATAAGAATGTGATAGATGTTTACCAAAAGACGGGATCTTATTGGTGGAATGGTGATCAAATAGAAGAAACGAACCTTCCGGGTTATGTTTATCCCGAGGTCTATTATACTCACTATCTTGCCAGTGATAATCCACTATTTTATAATGATTTCCGGGGAGTGACCCTCGGTATTTCATTTAACTTCTAA
- a CDS encoding biopolymer transporter ExbD: MKISRKRKYKATIPTSSTGDIAFLLIIFFMSTTRFDIKEGIKLVLPQAAEAQEGKTQTLTLTEKEMTRFQILPDGKIAINREEPRDIANEELDVIIQKKVNINPDMIFKVITDRESKYNDMIRVIDRLKAAKIEKISLSTS; this comes from the coding sequence ATGAAAATCTCCCGGAAGAGGAAATATAAGGCAACAATACCAACTTCCTCCACTGGTGATATTGCCTTTTTGCTAATCATCTTCTTTATGTCCACTACCAGGTTTGATATAAAAGAAGGTATAAAACTGGTTCTACCTCAAGCAGCTGAAGCACAGGAAGGAAAAACTCAAACCCTTACTCTAACCGAAAAAGAAATGACTCGTTTCCAGATTCTTCCCGATGGCAAAATCGCTATTAATAGAGAGGAGCCCAGAGATATAGCCAATGAAGAATTGGATGTGATTATTCAGAAGAAAGTAAATATCAATCCCGATATGATCTTCAAGGTTATAACCGATAGAGAATCAAAATACAACGATATGATTAGAGTAATTGATCGCCTTAAAGCTGCTAAGATAGAAAAGATTTCTCTATCCACAAGTTAG
- a CDS encoding biopolymer transporter ExbD, whose protein sequence is MAKFSGKKRRDVAIPQASTSDIAFLLLLFFMVTTVFVQEKKFWVERDRWPLAESIERIPRNHTSTIYIMRDETILLDDIPTRIESSEDVFVSQTLIRKKAEDSELIVCFRTDRDTKYGVISDVIRQLQDANALVVAFESQPLLKK, encoded by the coding sequence ATGGCTAAATTTAGTGGAAAAAAAAGACGCGATGTTGCCATTCCGCAAGCATCCACTTCCGATATTGCCTTCCTCCTGTTGCTGTTTTTTATGGTAACTACGGTTTTTGTGCAGGAAAAAAAGTTTTGGGTAGAACGCGACCGTTGGCCCTTAGCAGAAAGTATTGAACGCATTCCGCGTAATCATACCAGCACTATCTATATTATGCGGGATGAAACAATTCTTCTGGATGATATACCTACCCGCATTGAGAGCTCTGAAGATGTTTTCGTTTCTCAAACTCTTATCAGGAAAAAAGCGGAAGATTCGGAACTGATTGTTTGTTTTAGAACCGACCGCGATACAAAATATGGAGTAATTTCAGATGTAATCCGACAACTTCAGGATGCTAACGCTCTTGTAGTTGCCTTTGAATCTCAACCGTTACTGAAGAAATAA
- a CDS encoding energy transducer TonB, giving the protein MKTQNQDWKDIANAQFSKALALALTLLIFGIMVTPKVEVRKQVFQNQQVEVVDLPVEERQRIEAPQTEVDVNVTFQISDVLGTEEVDMAAFQEALSQIGNIYSTTAPVQQQEDETPVNFVPYDDAPVVIGKIEPVYPEFAKRNKLQGTVILEVEVLKDGSIREIRVRRGIGGGLDEAAIEAVRKVKFQPGKSSGQPVDCMVIIPVEFKIQ; this is encoded by the coding sequence ATGAAGACACAGAATCAGGACTGGAAAGATATTGCCAATGCTCAATTCAGTAAGGCACTGGCTTTAGCCCTCACTCTGCTTATTTTTGGTATTATGGTAACGCCGAAAGTGGAAGTCCGTAAACAGGTCTTTCAGAACCAGCAAGTGGAAGTTGTTGATCTTCCTGTAGAAGAAAGACAGCGGATTGAAGCACCTCAAACAGAAGTTGATGTTAATGTTACATTCCAGATAAGCGATGTATTGGGAACCGAGGAAGTTGATATGGCAGCTTTCCAGGAAGCCCTGTCCCAAATTGGCAATATTTATAGTACAACTGCACCAGTTCAACAACAAGAGGATGAAACACCTGTCAATTTTGTACCTTATGATGATGCCCCGGTAGTTATCGGAAAAATTGAACCTGTCTATCCTGAATTTGCCAAAAGAAATAAATTACAGGGAACAGTTATTCTGGAAGTGGAAGTATTGAAAGACGGCAGCATTCGGGAGATAAGAGTCCGTCGGGGTATTGGAGGTGGTTTGGATGAAGCAGCTATTGAAGCAGTTCGGAAAGTAAAATTTCAACCCGGAAAAAGCAGTGGTCAACCCGTGGACTGTATGGTCATTATTCCGGTAGAATTTAAAATTCAATAA
- a CDS encoding MotA/TolQ/ExbB proton channel family protein gives MRKFIGTMLLIVMMTFFCASIAYAQESAATANKGGGLQNFAELVFGSGLVKWFKDGGWAMWPVLFLAVYGLAYIIWKFIALLNGKINLNAFLNKVVPLIKEKKFDEARQIAKNTRGPVAAIIYAGLEKVDKGLGAVNEAIENASMIEMSYLEKGFIELSSSITLAPMLGFLGTVAGMITAFDSIAAARAVDATIVATGIKIALITTEAGLIVAIPVQFFNNVFMTMVDGLIIDMQRASEKLTEVLSESLGIAR, from the coding sequence ATGAGAAAATTCATCGGAACAATGCTGCTGATAGTGATGATGACCTTTTTCTGTGCAAGTATTGCTTATGCACAGGAAAGCGCTGCTACTGCTAACAAAGGTGGTGGCTTACAGAATTTTGCAGAGCTGGTATTTGGCAGCGGATTAGTAAAATGGTTCAAAGATGGTGGCTGGGCTATGTGGCCAGTTCTCTTCCTGGCAGTATATGGTTTAGCATATATTATCTGGAAGTTTATTGCCCTGCTCAATGGTAAAATAAACTTAAATGCTTTCCTTAATAAGGTTGTTCCCTTAATTAAAGAGAAGAAATTTGATGAAGCAAGACAAATTGCCAAGAATACAAGAGGACCTGTAGCTGCCATTATTTATGCTGGTCTGGAAAAAGTTGATAAAGGGCTTGGTGCCGTGAATGAGGCAATTGAGAATGCTTCAATGATAGAAATGAGTTATCTGGAAAAGGGATTCATTGAATTATCATCTTCCATAACTTTAGCTCCAATGTTAGGATTTTTAGGAACCGTTGCGGGAATGATTACTGCTTTTGATTCCATTGCTGCTGCCAGAGCAGTTGATGCTACCATTGTGGCTACAGGTATCAAAATTGCTTTAATCACTACAGAAGCCGGATTGATTGTAGCTATTCCGGTGCAGTTTTTTAATAATGTCTTTATGACGATGGTAGATGGTTTAATAATAGATATGCAGAGAGCTTCAGAGAAATTAACTGAAGTTTTATCTGAAAGCTTAGGTATCGCAAGATGA